One window of Pelobates fuscus isolate aPelFus1 chromosome 9, aPelFus1.pri, whole genome shotgun sequence genomic DNA carries:
- the LOC134572923 gene encoding BTB/POZ domain-containing protein KCTD12-like isoform X2, with amino-acid sequence MALPDNSSCFRHGDDFHSFPEIIELNVGGQVYITRYPTLISVPGSLLWDMFSQNNSRPLARDSKGRYFLDRDGFLFRYVLDYMRDQQLVLPDHFPERSRLQREAEYFKLPELVKILAPKVSKQNSVGDDTFQSDSEEQSPNAEVTRNLSSVSAALAVAASNSSAIPDLRRSGFITIGYRGSYTLGRDSQTDAKFRRVARIMVCGKTSLAKEVFGDTLNESRDPDRPPERYTSRYYLKFTFLEQAFDRLADAGFHMVACNSTGTCAFAHEQTDDKIWTSYTEYVFYRE; translated from the coding sequence ATGGCGCTTCCAGACAACTCAAGCTGTTTCAGACATGGGGATGATTTTCACTCATTTCCAGAAATCATAGAACTCAATGTTGGTGGGCAGGTTTATATCACTCGTTATCCCACTTTAATCAGTGTTCCTGGTTCACTTCTGTGGGATATGTTTTCTCAGAACAATTCTCGACCCTTGGCCAGGGACAGCAAAGGACGTTATTTCTTGGATCGAGATGGATTTCTTTTTCGATATGTGTTAGACTATATGAGGGACCAACAACTGGTTCTTCCCGACCATTTCCCTGAAAGGAGTAGATTGCAAAGAGAAGCTGAATACTTCAAACTTCCAGAATTGGTCAAAATATTGGCACCAAAAGTAAGCAAGCAGAACTCAGTAGGAGATGATACATTTCAAAGTGACTCTGAAGAACAGTCCCCTAATGCTGAGGTCACCCGGAACTTGTCTTCTGTGAGTGCGGCTCTTGCTGTTGCAGCTAGTAACTCATCTGCCATACCTGACCTTCGCCGCTCTGGGTTTATTACCATTGGTTACCGAGGCTCGTATACACTAGGCAGAGATAGTCAAACCGATGCCAAGTTCCGAAGGGTTGCAAGAATCATGGTTTGTGGCAAGACCTCATTGGCCAAGGAAGTATTTGGGGACACACTGAATGAGAGCCGGGACCCAGACAGACCACCTGAAAGATATACATCCAGGTACTACCTGAAGTTCACATTTCTTGAACAGGCTTTTGATAGGCTAGCTGATGCTGGATTTCATATGGTTGCCTGTAATTCTACTGGAACCTGCGCCTTTGCTCATGAGCAAACGGACGACAAGATTTGGACATCTTACACTGAATACGTTTTCTACCGTGAGTGA
- the LOC134572923 gene encoding BTB/POZ domain-containing protein KCTD12-like isoform X3, protein MALPDNSSCFRHGDDFHSFPEIIELNVGGQVYITRYPTLISVPGSLLWDMFSQNNSRPLARDSKGRYFLDRDGFLFRYVLDYMRDQQLVLPDHFPERSRLQREAEYFKLPELVKILAPKVSKQNSVGDDTFQSDSEEQSPNAEVTRNLSSVSAALAVAASNSSAIPDLRRSGFITIGYRGSYTLGRDSQTDAKFRRVARIMVCGKTSLAKEVFGDTLNESRDPDRPPERYTSRCCKSH, encoded by the coding sequence ATGGCGCTTCCAGACAACTCAAGCTGTTTCAGACATGGGGATGATTTTCACTCATTTCCAGAAATCATAGAACTCAATGTTGGTGGGCAGGTTTATATCACTCGTTATCCCACTTTAATCAGTGTTCCTGGTTCACTTCTGTGGGATATGTTTTCTCAGAACAATTCTCGACCCTTGGCCAGGGACAGCAAAGGACGTTATTTCTTGGATCGAGATGGATTTCTTTTTCGATATGTGTTAGACTATATGAGGGACCAACAACTGGTTCTTCCCGACCATTTCCCTGAAAGGAGTAGATTGCAAAGAGAAGCTGAATACTTCAAACTTCCAGAATTGGTCAAAATATTGGCACCAAAAGTAAGCAAGCAGAACTCAGTAGGAGATGATACATTTCAAAGTGACTCTGAAGAACAGTCCCCTAATGCTGAGGTCACCCGGAACTTGTCTTCTGTGAGTGCGGCTCTTGCTGTTGCAGCTAGTAACTCATCTGCCATACCTGACCTTCGCCGCTCTGGGTTTATTACCATTGGTTACCGAGGCTCGTATACACTAGGCAGAGATAGTCAAACCGATGCCAAGTTCCGAAGGGTTGCAAGAATCATGGTTTGTGGCAAGACCTCATTGGCCAAGGAAGTATTTGGGGACACACTGAATGAGAGCCGGGACCCAGACAGACCACCTGAAAGATATACATCCAG